One Thermococcus eurythermalis DNA segment encodes these proteins:
- a CDS encoding signal peptidase I produces MKKILELTFALTVIVFLVGSLAGFFLDRPVFLSYAYSDSMTPTINRGDLFLINPFAGNFDVGDIIVFHRRDGWTVHRVFAVTEEGFITKGDNNVATDQQDGLYPPVNRSDVVGKVVVLFGRPLVIRGGGDLIQSLRARLSNVYAVAVLLIVGAFLTFSGGSKRKKRVKYYRVSVKTLYAVVSVFIIAGFLSVTVASWGTLAFTYSSTLAGGQREGWYLPGSTFERNLSVENKALYPFYYFLSGGSERAQILGPTFFRIGGGSSVEVPVHVTVPEDTRIYREEFQVRSYPAVLPASLVAFLYSFSPYLPLVAYVIVLSGALLVFYRLAGISEGDVFRIRKRRGSILSKVLGDG; encoded by the coding sequence ATGAAAAAAATACTAGAGTTAACCTTTGCTCTCACTGTAATTGTATTTCTCGTCGGCTCGTTAGCGGGCTTTTTCCTGGACAGGCCCGTGTTTCTGTCGTACGCTTACTCCGACAGCATGACGCCCACGATCAACAGGGGCGACCTGTTCTTGATTAACCCCTTCGCGGGAAACTTTGACGTTGGTGATATCATAGTCTTCCATCGGCGCGACGGCTGGACTGTCCACAGGGTCTTCGCGGTTACGGAGGAAGGCTTCATAACCAAGGGCGATAACAACGTCGCTACCGACCAGCAGGACGGCCTCTACCCGCCTGTAAACCGGTCTGACGTCGTCGGAAAGGTTGTCGTCCTCTTTGGCAGGCCTCTCGTCATTAGGGGGGGAGGGGACTTGATCCAGTCCTTGAGGGCGAGGCTGAGCAATGTCTACGCGGTGGCGGTTCTGCTAATCGTTGGGGCGTTCCTGACGTTTTCAGGGGGCTCTAAACGGAAAAAGAGGGTTAAGTATTACAGGGTGAGCGTCAAGACCCTCTACGCCGTTGTGTCGGTCTTTATAATTGCGGGCTTCCTGTCTGTAACGGTGGCTTCATGGGGGACTCTGGCGTTTACGTACTCCTCAACGCTCGCAGGGGGGCAAAGGGAGGGCTGGTACCTGCCCGGCTCGACGTTTGAGAGGAACCTGAGCGTCGAGAACAAGGCCTTGTACCCGTTCTACTACTTCCTGAGTGGCGGAAGCGAGAGGGCCCAGATTCTGGGGCCGACGTTTTTCCGCATTGGGGGCGGTTCAAGCGTCGAAGTTCCAGTCCACGTCACCGTTCCGGAGGACACGAGGATTTACCGCGAGGAGTTCCAGGTGAGGTCTTACCCTGCCGTGCTTCCCGCATCACTCGTGGCTTTCCTCTACTCATTCAGCCCTTATCTTCCGCTGGTCGCCTACGTCATTGTCCTCTCGGGGGCGCTCCTGGTATTTTACCGCCTTGCGGGGATTTCAGAGGGAGACGTCTTTAGAATAAGAAAACGGAGGGGAAGTATTCTCTCCAAGGTACTCGGAGATGGTTAG
- a CDS encoding DUF1102 domain-containing protein — translation MNKLFGLALLMVGMLLAVGAGANFRYYSADRQTSFDVVTDDNELIDLTALQPYVTYDAGKLYVDISQYNPNHPTGGGTGMSPNTTYVFEEMFQVSNELWENNETTYPICVTIKTEHDDVMIFAGDYDSPIAGPASNIQFTVEHGNPIPIGMIFDNTNSTIGQYQFQMSIEAVAGACNQ, via the coding sequence ATGAACAAGCTATTTGGATTGGCTTTATTGATGGTTGGAATGCTCCTGGCTGTTGGAGCCGGAGCAAACTTCAGGTATTACTCTGCCGATAGGCAGACGAGCTTTGATGTTGTCACAGACGACAATGAGCTGATTGACCTTACTGCCCTCCAGCCCTACGTGACCTATGATGCCGGTAAGCTTTACGTCGACATCAGCCAGTACAACCCGAACCACCCAACTGGTGGGGGAACGGGTATGAGCCCGAACACCACCTATGTCTTCGAAGAGATGTTCCAGGTAAGCAACGAGCTCTGGGAGAACAACGAAACCACCTATCCGATATGCGTCACCATAAAGACCGAGCACGATGATGTGATGATCTTCGCGGGCGACTACGACAGCCCGATAGCCGGACCCGCCAGCAACATCCAGTTCACCGTCGAGCATGGGAACCCGATTCCGATTGGAATGATATTCGACAACACAAACTCAACAATTGGGCAGTACCAGTTCCAGATGAGCATTGAGGCAGTTGCCGGAGCTTGCAACCAGTGA
- a CDS encoding DUF7344 domain-containing protein, with protein sequence MGTSSVILGNSRRMLMIEYLKKSDGRAELREMVEYIAENEGNTDRKHRKSVYVSLVQTHIPKLEREGVITFRHGVVTLVKVPDDVTVYMETVKKNDISWSSFYVGLSLIFLILAVSLNDLYLAMASLVYAGVGVIHHRKMKRI encoded by the coding sequence ATGGGAACTTCCTCGGTCATACTCGGAAACAGCAGGAGGATGCTCATGATAGAGTACCTCAAGAAGTCCGATGGCCGGGCAGAGCTGAGGGAAATGGTGGAATACATCGCGGAGAACGAGGGGAACACCGACAGGAAGCACAGAAAGAGCGTGTACGTCAGCCTCGTTCAGACACATATCCCAAAACTTGAGCGTGAGGGCGTCATAACGTTCCGACACGGTGTCGTGACCCTTGTAAAGGTTCCTGACGACGTTACGGTCTATATGGAGACGGTCAAAAAGAACGACATAAGCTGGAGCTCTTTTTACGTGGGGCTCTCGCTGATATTCCTCATACTTGCCGTTTCACTCAACGACCTTTATCTTGCCATGGCCTCGCTGGTTTACGCTGGTGTTGGCGTTATCCACCACAGGAAAATGAAGCGCATTTAG
- a CDS encoding prenyltransferase/squalene oxidase repeat-containing protein, with protein sequence MRRTLAIILLMMFLTVPYSTASSVLEGASKVFVGVDSYADSVPLKAYSILALGSMVGKVQNGSLVMASIKNLTESLLALQNPDGGWGHGANQISTPHDTALVILALNSSLTASRASGIETGEDAVVGALIRARGYLLSSFSSPGWGYAAGSAPRFYPTALALWALGTLGFNYSNSLTIKTAADFIAEASSLPPEYQALRLIAFHAIGYPNVTPYLSECHQLLSSGNLNEYQRAILTYAVMLYEPLDFEVGKSLAMLEGLGMRNETYLLANRAMPFMTESNLIATAYAVMAFSSVSDVTSEGHLVNPRAFLYDELISRQNSNGGWPIFTDGLSSAKATYYALLGILSYENPSEDAVRKALAWAEGHLPSAMEEAELRGTITEDYYYTAMILTEFGNLSSEDREELINFTRSLEFSPGLWRGLFAIPQPYETALGLNLLISLGYSGEDIERGAKWLLSVSNAGWGVRLNYFLPATTGKDVPTTVAVLEALSKVVPPEKLVPHAEWLIEQRLPSGVWGYFGRSVNMLGEVSYGVPSVEYTIRAADVLKSLGYDYSEEVLHWTLENALNASVSTADMGLALHFLSRFNLIPPTTLHEVMTALGEGPWYVNYWEGYEPVAKEIASSLSEGVEIKLVEGNMTPGEGNHIIVAPIGRVDVSRYNSVVHVEANGTSVIVDGSEYPLSTSIVIVPGRTHDGYVLMILAGGDAVGGVPVLFTSGMYRYLHGNYMVLTASDSNGDGEIGPEEITLLAVG encoded by the coding sequence ATGAGGAGAACGCTTGCCATAATTCTGCTCATGATGTTTTTAACGGTTCCGTACTCCACCGCGAGTAGCGTCCTTGAGGGTGCGTCCAAAGTGTTTGTGGGGGTTGACTCTTACGCTGACTCCGTCCCGCTGAAGGCTTACTCAATCCTCGCGCTTGGCTCTATGGTCGGAAAAGTCCAGAACGGGAGCTTGGTCATGGCTTCAATTAAGAACCTCACCGAGAGCCTTCTCGCCCTCCAGAACCCCGATGGTGGCTGGGGGCACGGTGCGAATCAAATCAGCACTCCCCACGATACTGCTCTTGTAATACTTGCACTCAACAGCTCTTTGACAGCTTCAAGGGCGTCGGGAATTGAAACCGGGGAAGACGCTGTTGTGGGGGCTCTTATTAGGGCCAGGGGCTACCTTCTGAGTTCGTTCTCTTCCCCCGGCTGGGGATACGCCGCCGGTTCGGCTCCAAGATTTTATCCGACTGCCCTGGCCCTGTGGGCACTCGGTACTCTCGGTTTTAACTACTCAAACAGCCTTACGATTAAAACGGCCGCTGATTTCATAGCGGAGGCCTCTTCACTTCCTCCCGAATATCAGGCTCTCAGGCTCATTGCTTTCCACGCTATTGGTTATCCAAACGTTACTCCTTATCTCTCGGAGTGCCACCAGCTGCTCTCAAGCGGCAACCTCAACGAATACCAGAGGGCTATCCTCACCTACGCGGTCATGTTATACGAGCCCTTGGACTTCGAGGTCGGAAAGTCGCTCGCGATGCTTGAAGGCCTGGGTATGAGAAACGAGACCTACCTGCTCGCAAACAGGGCCATGCCATTCATGACGGAGAGCAACCTGATAGCGACCGCCTACGCGGTTATGGCGTTTTCCAGTGTCTCCGACGTTACTTCTGAAGGGCATCTAGTTAACCCCCGGGCGTTCCTCTACGATGAACTGATATCACGCCAGAACTCTAATGGGGGCTGGCCAATCTTCACGGACGGCCTCTCTTCGGCGAAGGCCACCTACTATGCCCTCCTCGGAATCCTGTCATATGAGAACCCCTCCGAAGATGCTGTGAGGAAGGCGCTCGCGTGGGCTGAAGGGCACCTTCCCTCTGCCATGGAGGAAGCGGAGCTGCGCGGCACAATAACCGAGGACTACTATTACACGGCCATGATACTCACCGAGTTTGGAAACCTCTCCTCAGAGGATAGGGAGGAGCTGATAAACTTCACCCGCTCTCTGGAGTTTTCACCCGGTCTCTGGAGGGGTCTCTTTGCGATTCCCCAGCCCTATGAAACTGCCCTTGGCCTGAACCTGCTCATCTCCCTCGGTTATAGCGGCGAGGATATCGAGCGCGGGGCAAAGTGGCTTCTCTCGGTGAGCAATGCCGGCTGGGGAGTCCGCCTCAACTATTTCCTGCCTGCAACTACCGGGAAGGATGTCCCGACCACCGTTGCCGTCCTTGAGGCGCTCTCAAAGGTCGTGCCCCCTGAGAAACTGGTCCCGCACGCTGAGTGGCTGATTGAGCAGAGACTCCCGAGCGGTGTCTGGGGGTACTTTGGAAGGAGCGTTAATATGTTAGGTGAGGTATCCTATGGGGTTCCCTCCGTGGAGTACACCATACGGGCCGCTGATGTCCTGAAGTCGCTGGGGTACGACTACTCCGAGGAAGTGCTCCACTGGACCCTTGAGAACGCCCTCAACGCCAGCGTAAGCACCGCGGACATGGGCCTAGCCCTTCACTTCCTGAGCCGCTTCAACCTTATCCCACCAACCACCCTCCACGAGGTAATGACGGCCCTTGGAGAGGGACCTTGGTACGTCAACTACTGGGAAGGCTACGAGCCGGTTGCCAAGGAGATTGCTTCCTCCCTCTCTGAAGGGGTTGAGATTAAGCTCGTCGAGGGCAACATGACGCCCGGGGAAGGGAACCACATAATCGTTGCCCCGATCGGCCGCGTGGACGTTTCTCGCTACAACTCCGTTGTCCATGTTGAGGCCAACGGAACGTCTGTGATTGTGGACGGCAGTGAGTACCCGCTCTCTACGAGCATCGTTATAGTGCCCGGAAGAACCCACGACGGCTACGTGCTCATGATACTCGCCGGCGGGGATGCCGTTGGTGGTGTCCCCGTGCTCTTTACGAGCGGCATGTACCGCTACCTCCATGGAAACTACATGGTTCTCACTGCTTCCGATTCAAACGGCGATGGTGAGATTGGGCCGGAGGAGATAACACTCTTGGCTGTGGGGTGA
- a CDS encoding DUF1102 domain-containing protein, with amino-acid sequence MRKNLALGIFGLLVAFGLVLGAGANFRDYNADRSVHWDIVSDDTELIDLTPIQPYAYINDGGVLVVDISPNNPNYPGYGQGLSPNSEYNFDEVFEVSNDLWEDNMTIVVRITNANTAIQFYGADHDIHYVDNGQVVYASDMAKNDVCFVLDPGDAVKVGMDFTVGNSLPGDTESSSIHIQAYRLGTEPAELVGKCGQ; translated from the coding sequence ATGAGAAAGAATCTTGCCTTAGGAATTTTTGGCCTGTTGGTGGCCTTTGGTCTCGTGTTAGGGGCTGGAGCCAACTTCAGGGACTACAACGCTGACAGGAGTGTCCACTGGGACATCGTCAGCGATGATACTGAACTCATTGACCTGACGCCCATTCAGCCCTACGCGTACATAAACGATGGTGGCGTGCTGGTTGTTGACATAAGCCCGAACAACCCGAACTATCCAGGCTACGGCCAGGGCCTGAGCCCGAACTCGGAGTACAACTTCGACGAGGTCTTTGAGGTAAGCAATGACCTTTGGGAGGACAACATGACCATCGTTGTCAGGATTACCAACGCCAACACCGCGATACAGTTCTACGGCGCGGACCACGACATTCACTATGTTGATAACGGACAGGTAGTCTACGCCAGCGATATGGCCAAGAACGACGTCTGCTTTGTCCTTGATCCTGGAGATGCCGTTAAGGTCGGTATGGACTTCACCGTTGGGAACTCACTCCCAGGAGACACCGAGAGCAGCAGCATACACATCCAGGCCTACAGGCTCGGAACCGAGCCGGCGGAACTAGTTGGCAAGTGCGGTCAGTGA
- a CDS encoding GTP-dependent dephospho-CoA kinase, which translates to MLFRLTEELRRELKKPLGELIRGPIPEPYLRIKDELRGKTVITVGDVVTENVVKLGISPSLAIYDLKTKRADYSPDINQKAVFMTVTNPPGAITKALLDTIRKAFGLVERGRPVHILVSGEEDLGAIPAVLYAPYGSLVLYGQPDEGVVLIKVTPECKRRCARILANMEVVRDGD; encoded by the coding sequence ATGCTGTTCCGCTTAACTGAGGAGCTCCGCCGGGAGCTCAAAAAACCGCTGGGTGAGCTCATAAGGGGCCCCATTCCGGAGCCCTACCTCCGTATTAAGGACGAGCTTAGGGGAAAGACCGTCATCACCGTTGGGGACGTCGTCACCGAGAACGTCGTCAAGCTCGGTATTTCCCCCTCTTTGGCCATCTACGACCTCAAGACCAAGAGGGCCGACTATTCTCCGGATATAAACCAAAAGGCCGTCTTCATGACTGTTACAAACCCTCCTGGGGCGATAACGAAAGCTTTATTAGACACGATCAGAAAGGCCTTCGGCCTCGTTGAGAGGGGCAGGCCGGTTCACATACTCGTCAGCGGGGAAGAGGACTTGGGGGCAATCCCAGCCGTGCTGTACGCCCCCTACGGGAGCCTAGTCCTCTACGGCCAGCCCGACGAGGGGGTAGTGCTTATAAAGGTAACCCCCGAATGCAAGCGCAGATGTGCCCGCATCTTAGCCAATATGGAGGTGGTTCGTGATGGAGATTAA
- the spt4 gene encoding transcription elongation factor subunit Spt4, with protein MAKERACRHCHYITTEDRCPVCGSRDLSDEWFDLVIILDTESRIAKKLRESIPEAAKVPGKYAIRVR; from the coding sequence ATGGCCAAGGAGAGGGCCTGCAGGCACTGCCACTACATAACGACCGAGGACAGGTGCCCTGTCTGCGGTAGCAGGGACCTTAGCGACGAGTGGTTCGACCTCGTCATAATCCTCGACACCGAGAGCAGGATTGCAAAGAAGCTCCGCGAGAGCATACCCGAGGCGGCTAAAGTTCCGGGCAAATACGCCATAAGGGTCAGGTGA
- a CDS encoding 30S ribosomal protein S27ae: MAKKKKTSQKWKLYEVKDGKVIRKNKFCPRCGPGVFMADHGDRWACGRCGYTEWKK, encoded by the coding sequence ATGGCGAAGAAGAAAAAGACCAGCCAGAAGTGGAAGCTCTATGAGGTTAAGGACGGAAAGGTCATCAGGAAGAACAAGTTCTGCCCGCGCTGCGGCCCCGGCGTCTTCATGGCCGACCACGGCGACCGCTGGGCCTGCGGAAGGTGCGGCTACACCGAGTGGAAGAAGTGA
- the twy1 gene encoding 4-demethylwyosine synthase TYW1: protein MAIVVKSDPNMPDEIALLFRKQHYELVGRHSGVKLCHWLKESLTKGRFCYKQKFYGIASHRCLQMTPVLAWCTHNCIFCWRPMEGFLGTELPQPWDDPAFIVEESIKAQRKLLVGYKGNPKVPKEKFEEAWNPKHAAISLSGEPMLYPYMGDLVEEFHKRGFTTFIVTNGTVPERLEEMIKEDKLPTQLYVSLTAPDIETYNRVNVPMIPDGWDRIKETLRLMRDAQTRTVIRLTLVKGENMHNPEGYAELIKLANPMFVEAKAYMFVGFSRNRLTINNMPRHEEIKAFAEELVKHLPGYHIEDEYEPSRVVLIMRDDVDPSGRGLNGRFIGD, encoded by the coding sequence ATGGCGATAGTTGTGAAGTCCGACCCGAACATGCCCGATGAAATCGCGCTCCTCTTTAGGAAACAGCACTACGAGCTCGTTGGCAGGCACAGCGGGGTTAAGCTCTGCCACTGGCTCAAGGAGAGCCTCACAAAGGGCAGGTTCTGCTACAAGCAGAAGTTCTACGGCATAGCGAGTCACAGATGCCTCCAGATGACGCCGGTCCTTGCATGGTGTACGCATAACTGCATATTCTGCTGGCGTCCGATGGAGGGCTTCCTCGGCACAGAATTGCCACAGCCATGGGACGACCCAGCATTCATCGTGGAAGAGAGCATAAAGGCCCAGAGAAAGCTCCTCGTCGGCTACAAGGGCAACCCGAAGGTTCCGAAAGAGAAGTTCGAGGAGGCCTGGAACCCCAAGCATGCTGCAATAAGCCTCTCGGGCGAGCCGATGCTCTACCCCTACATGGGCGACCTCGTCGAGGAGTTCCACAAGCGCGGGTTCACGACCTTCATCGTTACCAACGGAACAGTTCCGGAGAGACTTGAGGAGATGATAAAGGAGGACAAGCTCCCGACCCAGCTCTACGTCTCGCTCACGGCCCCGGACATTGAGACCTACAACCGCGTCAACGTCCCGATGATTCCGGACGGCTGGGACAGGATTAAGGAGACGCTCAGGCTCATGCGCGACGCTCAGACGAGGACTGTGATAAGGCTCACCCTCGTCAAGGGCGAGAACATGCACAACCCGGAGGGCTACGCCGAGCTGATAAAGCTCGCGAACCCGATGTTCGTCGAGGCTAAAGCTTACATGTTCGTGGGTTTCTCACGCAACAGGCTCACGATAAACAACATGCCGCGCCACGAGGAAATCAAGGCGTTTGCGGAGGAGCTGGTTAAGCATCTCCCTGGCTACCACATTGAAGACGAGTACGAGCCGAGCAGGGTCGTGCTGATAATGCGCGACGACGTCGACCCCAGCGGAAGGGGGCTGAATGGAAGGTTCATCGGGGACTGA
- a CDS encoding DNA-directed RNA polymerase, translating to MYKLLTVKDVVRIPPVMFTMDPKEAAKLVLKETYEGIYDRDEGVVLAILDVHEVSQGVVVPGDGATYHEVTFDVLVWKPENGEVVEGEVVEMMPYGAFIRIGPMDGLVHISQLMDDYVVFDEKNRQFIGKETNRVLKLGDYVRARIIGISVKSKVIRENKINMTMRQPGLGKFEWIEQEKKKAHGEAE from the coding sequence ATGTACAAGCTTTTGACCGTTAAGGACGTTGTCAGAATCCCGCCCGTGATGTTCACGATGGACCCCAAGGAGGCCGCAAAGCTCGTCCTCAAGGAGACCTACGAGGGCATCTACGACAGGGACGAGGGAGTCGTCCTCGCCATCCTCGATGTCCACGAGGTCAGCCAGGGAGTCGTTGTGCCCGGCGACGGAGCCACCTACCACGAGGTCACCTTCGACGTCCTCGTCTGGAAGCCCGAGAACGGGGAGGTCGTTGAGGGAGAGGTCGTCGAGATGATGCCCTACGGTGCGTTCATAAGGATCGGCCCGATGGACGGCCTCGTCCACATAAGCCAGCTCATGGACGACTACGTCGTCTTCGACGAGAAGAACAGGCAGTTCATAGGCAAGGAAACCAACCGCGTCCTCAAGCTCGGCGACTACGTCAGGGCCAGGATAATCGGCATCAGCGTCAAGAGCAAGGTCATCAGGGAGAACAAGATCAACATGACGATGCGCCAGCCCGGCCTTGGAAAGTTTGAGTGGATTGAGCAGGAAAAGAAGAAGGCCCACGGGGAGGCTGAGTGA
- a CDS encoding 30S ribosomal protein S24e, with protein MEIKVTEIRENKLLGRKEIYFDIIHEGEPTPSREAVKGKLVAMLDLDPNTTVLQYIRSYFGSNISKGYAKAYETRERMLYIEPEYILLRDGLIQKEEE; from the coding sequence ATGGAGATTAAGGTGACCGAGATAAGGGAGAACAAGCTCCTCGGAAGGAAGGAAATATACTTCGACATCATACACGAGGGCGAGCCTACCCCGAGCAGGGAAGCGGTGAAGGGTAAGCTCGTCGCCATGCTTGACCTCGACCCGAACACCACCGTGCTCCAGTACATCAGGAGCTACTTCGGAAGCAACATCTCCAAGGGCTACGCCAAGGCCTACGAGACCAGGGAGAGGATGCTCTACATCGAGCCCGAGTACATCCTCCTCCGCGACGGCCTCATCCAGAAGGAGGAAGAGTGA
- a CDS encoding COG1470 family protein: MRKFMLLTAFLLGLVLIVGSSGNFRAYTAKRNAEFDIVSGNDSYIGCRCLQWPISVNAGSSVEFTALTVENRMDRPITFHVEGDYSALPEGISGSIDGSVYTLEPGDSAPIMGTFSADGYVGDGAYEVPLTVYADWDGGSAKIETCSMNVTSIGGPTIKKELLSGNTEVPLYTYQQWVFRITVTNHGAARNLTIKDVVGGEFEIDSISPSAGNYTVNQHGASTHILWDVELSAGGSAYLNVTVHTKINPAGKQEFTSCGTYSLNDGAEILGYGIVSDGILIRAVWGEDDDSDENCSSGGC; the protein is encoded by the coding sequence ATGAGGAAATTTATGCTCCTTACGGCCTTCCTCCTCGGACTGGTTCTGATAGTGGGTTCGAGCGGGAATTTTCGGGCTTATACCGCTAAAAGAAATGCTGAGTTTGATATCGTAAGTGGGAACGACTCTTACATAGGCTGTCGCTGTTTGCAGTGGCCAATTTCCGTTAACGCGGGCTCCAGCGTGGAGTTTACTGCCCTAACAGTTGAAAACCGGATGGACAGGCCAATAACGTTCCACGTTGAGGGCGACTACTCGGCGCTTCCAGAGGGCATCAGCGGAAGCATTGACGGTTCCGTTTACACCCTTGAGCCTGGAGACTCGGCCCCCATCATGGGTACATTCTCCGCTGACGGTTACGTTGGAGACGGCGCCTACGAGGTGCCCCTCACGGTCTACGCGGACTGGGACGGGGGGAGTGCAAAGATTGAGACTTGCTCCATGAACGTAACGTCCATCGGGGGCCCCACGATAAAGAAAGAGCTCCTCTCTGGGAACACTGAAGTGCCCCTCTACACGTACCAGCAGTGGGTGTTCAGGATAACGGTCACGAACCATGGTGCCGCAAGAAACCTAACGATAAAGGACGTTGTAGGGGGAGAGTTTGAGATAGACTCAATATCCCCGAGCGCTGGAAATTACACGGTAAACCAGCACGGAGCTTCTACCCACATTCTATGGGACGTTGAGCTGAGCGCCGGTGGGAGCGCTTACCTGAACGTGACGGTGCACACCAAGATTAACCCCGCGGGAAAACAGGAGTTCACCTCGTGCGGAACCTACAGCCTGAACGATGGGGCTGAAATCCTCGGCTACGGCATCGTCAGCGACGGCATTCTCATTAGAGCGGTCTGGGGGGAAGACGATGACTCAGACGAAAACTGTAGCTCAGGGGGTTGTTGA
- a CDS encoding HemK2/MTQ2 family protein methyltransferase, with amino-acid sequence MPTYYGLKIRLHPDVYEPAEDTFLLAENLAVKEGDIALDVGAGTGLIALLMARKARYVLGVDINPIAVELARENARINNIKNVEFRVSDLFENVSGKFDVITFNAPYLPGEPEEPIDFALVGGERGREVLDRFIQEVPRYLKPRGTVQIVQSSITGVEETLRKLREVGLKGKVVAKVHVFFEDIVLINAAMRGGGA; translated from the coding sequence ATGCCGACATACTACGGCCTCAAGATTAGGCTCCACCCCGACGTTTATGAGCCGGCAGAGGACACGTTCCTCCTCGCCGAGAACCTTGCCGTCAAAGAGGGAGACATAGCCCTCGACGTTGGGGCTGGAACGGGCCTCATAGCGCTCCTGATGGCCAGAAAAGCCCGCTACGTGCTTGGGGTGGACATCAATCCCATAGCCGTCGAGCTGGCAAGGGAAAACGCGAGGATAAACAACATCAAAAACGTCGAGTTCCGCGTGAGCGACCTGTTTGAGAACGTTTCTGGAAAGTTCGACGTGATAACGTTCAACGCCCCCTACCTGCCCGGCGAGCCCGAGGAGCCGATAGACTTTGCCCTCGTTGGTGGAGAAAGGGGGAGAGAAGTCCTCGACAGGTTCATCCAGGAAGTTCCGCGGTACCTCAAGCCCCGCGGGACTGTTCAGATAGTCCAGAGCTCCATAACCGGGGTGGAGGAGACCCTCAGGAAGCTAAGGGAAGTCGGCCTGAAGGGAAAAGTAGTGGCTAAGGTTCACGTCTTTTTTGAGGATATAGTGCTAATAAACGCGGCTATGCGAGGCGGTGGCGCTTGA
- a CDS encoding inorganic diphosphatase, which translates to MNPFHELEPGPEVPEVVYALIEIPKGSRNKYELDKKTGLLKLDRVLYSPFFYPVDYGIIPQTWYDDGDPFDIMVIMREPVYPLTIIEARPIGIMKMEDSGDKDWKVLAVPVEDPYFKDWKDIDDVPKAFLDEIAHFFQRYKELQGKVTKIEGWGNAEEAKKEILRAIELYKEKFGKKE; encoded by the coding sequence ATGAACCCGTTCCACGAGCTTGAGCCCGGACCGGAGGTTCCAGAGGTCGTTTACGCTCTCATAGAGATTCCGAAGGGAAGCAGGAACAAGTACGAGCTTGACAAGAAGACCGGCCTGCTTAAGCTTGACCGCGTCCTCTACAGCCCGTTCTTCTACCCGGTGGACTACGGAATAATCCCCCAGACCTGGTACGACGACGGCGACCCCTTCGACATCATGGTCATCATGCGCGAGCCCGTTTACCCGCTCACCATCATCGAGGCCAGGCCGATAGGCATCATGAAGATGGAGGACTCCGGAGATAAGGACTGGAAGGTTCTCGCCGTTCCGGTCGAGGACCCGTACTTCAAGGACTGGAAGGACATCGACGACGTTCCCAAGGCCTTCCTCGACGAGATTGCCCACTTCTTCCAGCGCTACAAGGAGCTCCAGGGCAAGGTCACCAAGATTGAGGGCTGGGGCAACGCCGAGGAGGCCAAGAAGGAAATCCTCCGCGCCATCGAGCTCTACAAGGAGAAGTTCGGTAAGAAGGAGTGA